A genomic region of Runella rosea contains the following coding sequences:
- a CDS encoding SulP family inorganic anion transporter has product MKDLLNDLKQDLPAGLVVFLVALPLCLGIALASGAPLFSGVIAGIVGGIVVALASGSPVSVSGPAAGLTVIVLNSIQQLGSYELFLLAVVMAGIMQVVLGYLKAGIIGHYFPSSVIKGMLAAIGLILVFKQIPHALGYDKDSEGDFVFVQVDGENTFSEILNALNFLQPGAIIIATLSLLILIAWDKPFFKRYTFFKFVPGALVVVALGVGLNEFFKVAFPVLALENDHLVKLPVARSVNEFIGQFTLPDFSGFSNYNVYIIAFTIAIVASLESLLSVEAADKLDPYKRNTPTNRELKAQGLGNIISGLIGGLPLTAVIVRSSANINSGAKTKKSAIIHGLFLLISVVGFASLLNKIPLACLAAVLLMVGYKLAKLSLFKSMYALGWEQFVPFVVTIVAILFSDLLKGIGIGMAVSIFFILRNNYKRAYYFMKEKRSEGETITIQLVEDVTFINKGVITLTLDKLPFNSNVIIDGSKSHNIDLDVLEIIHNFRETAVLRGIKLELKGIPAFKGVAGH; this is encoded by the coding sequence ATGAAGGACCTACTGAATGATTTAAAACAAGATTTACCCGCAGGATTAGTGGTGTTCTTAGTGGCTTTACCCCTTTGTTTAGGTATCGCTTTGGCGTCGGGGGCGCCTCTTTTTTCTGGAGTTATTGCAGGGATAGTTGGCGGGATTGTGGTCGCACTGGCGAGCGGTTCGCCCGTAAGCGTCAGTGGGCCTGCTGCTGGGCTCACCGTGATTGTGCTGAACTCCATCCAGCAATTAGGCTCGTATGAGTTGTTTCTGTTGGCGGTGGTAATGGCCGGTATAATGCAGGTTGTTTTAGGATACCTAAAAGCAGGAATCATCGGTCATTATTTTCCTTCGAGCGTCATCAAAGGTATGTTGGCGGCAATTGGGCTAATTCTGGTTTTCAAACAAATCCCTCATGCTTTGGGCTACGACAAAGACAGTGAAGGTGATTTTGTGTTTGTGCAGGTAGACGGAGAAAATACATTTTCTGAAATCCTGAATGCCCTCAATTTCCTTCAACCTGGCGCCATTATTATTGCTACCCTTTCGCTCCTTATTCTTATTGCTTGGGATAAGCCATTTTTTAAAAGATATACTTTCTTTAAGTTTGTTCCTGGCGCTTTGGTCGTTGTGGCCTTGGGGGTTGGGTTAAACGAGTTTTTTAAAGTCGCATTTCCCGTACTCGCTTTGGAAAACGATCACCTTGTTAAGCTTCCAGTGGCGCGTTCTGTCAATGAATTTATTGGTCAATTTACCCTTCCCGACTTTTCAGGGTTTAGCAATTACAACGTTTATATCATTGCGTTTACTATTGCCATTGTAGCAAGTTTGGAGTCGCTGCTGAGTGTGGAAGCCGCCGATAAACTTGACCCTTATAAGCGTAATACCCCTACCAACCGAGAATTAAAAGCCCAAGGATTGGGTAATATTATTTCAGGGTTGATTGGCGGACTTCCTCTGACGGCCGTTATTGTGCGCAGTTCAGCCAACATCAATTCGGGAGCTAAAACCAAAAAATCGGCCATCATTCATGGGTTGTTTTTATTAATCAGCGTGGTGGGTTTTGCTTCCTTATTAAACAAAATACCGTTGGCTTGTTTGGCCGCTGTTTTGTTGATGGTGGGGTACAAGCTGGCCAAATTATCCCTCTTTAAGTCGATGTATGCCTTGGGTTGGGAGCAATTTGTGCCTTTTGTGGTGACTATAGTTGCGATTTTGTTTTCCGACTTATTGAAAGGAATCGGCATCGGAATGGCGGTTTCGATCTTCTTTATTCTGCGAAATAATTACAAGAGGGCGTATTATTTCATGAAGGAAAAACGTAGTGAAGGCGAAACGATTACGATTCAGCTGGTAGAAGATGTGACGTTTATAAACAAAGGTGTAATTACGCTTACCTTAGATAAACTGCCTTTTAATTCGAACGTCATCATTGATGGGAGCAAATCCCACAACATTGATTTAGATGTCCTTGAAATCATCCATAATTTTAGAGAGACCGCCGTTTTGAGGGGAATCAAACTGGAGTTGAAGGGAATTCCTGCATTTAAGGGGGTGGCAGGACATTAA
- a CDS encoding carbonic anhydrase family protein, whose protein sequence is MKAHSKETQSNLTPRKALQILKEGNERFIHNLKVQRDLLEQVNDTREGQWPFAIVLSCIDSRTSAELIFDQGLGDIFSVRIAGNIVNTDILGSMEFACKLAGSKLIVVLGHTKCGAVKGACDHVEMGNLTELLAKLQPAVYQENETKENRNSNNKTFVENVATINVKRNVRNIIERSFILEQLVENGEIGVVGAMYNVETGEVEFYDDVMFIRDQENTEFSVESLRH, encoded by the coding sequence ATGAAAGCACATTCAAAAGAAACACAATCCAATCTAACGCCAAGGAAGGCGTTACAAATTTTAAAGGAAGGTAATGAGAGATTTATTCACAATTTAAAAGTTCAACGAGATTTATTAGAACAAGTAAATGATACTCGTGAAGGTCAATGGCCATTTGCTATTGTACTAAGCTGTATTGATAGCCGAACATCAGCTGAGCTTATTTTTGACCAAGGATTAGGGGATATTTTTTCGGTAAGAATTGCGGGCAACATTGTAAATACCGATATTTTAGGTAGTATGGAATTTGCGTGTAAATTGGCAGGGTCAAAATTGATTGTTGTCTTAGGTCATACTAAATGCGGAGCCGTAAAAGGTGCTTGCGACCATGTAGAAATGGGGAATTTAACGGAACTTTTGGCTAAACTTCAGCCAGCTGTTTATCAGGAAAATGAAACCAAAGAAAATCGTAATTCTAACAATAAAACATTTGTTGAGAATGTCGCTACAATAAACGTCAAGCGTAATGTAAGAAACATTATTGAACGTAGTTTTATTTTGGAACAATTGGTCGAAAATGGCGAAATTGGGGTTGTAGGTGCAATGTATAACGTTGAGACGGGTGAAGTGGAGTTTTATGACGATGTCATGTTTATTCGTGATCAGGAAAATACTGAATTTAGTGTAGAAAGCTTACGCCATTAA
- a CDS encoding SulP family inorganic anion transporter has protein sequence MTLKYLNKDFSAGVAVFLVTLPLCLGIALASGAPLFSGLLAGIVGGIVVTLFSGSEVSVSGPAAGLTVIVFDSIQRLGSYPNFLMAVVLAGVIQFLLGWLKAGRLSSFVPSSVIRGMLVAIGIVIILKQIPHALGWDADYEGEFEFAQADQRNTFTEIIEALSHPNAGAILISVLCLGLIAWWDYSAKKGIKFFKTIPGGLVVVLVGVIINQLLVLWFPAMSLKEASHLVRVPLIRDWADARAAFNFPAFEILANPQVYISALTLAIVGSIESLFSLEAADKLDTRRRISSPNQELKAQGIGNVVSGLIGGLPLTLVAIRTSVNVYSGAQTRLSSFIHGLLMLLAVFSIPQLLNYIPLACLAALLISVGYKLAKIEIFKKMYREGSDQFIPFIITVLAIVFTDLLIGLAIGLIVGMIYIVYTNNLSAISVGRDKETVLIWFKKDVSFLNKAHLKEVLAALKPGDYVFVDGLRAQFIDHDIFTTLEEFEADAPLRGIQVEFKGITRRKIAKQKSNAIIQKTITGE, from the coding sequence ATGACGTTAAAATATCTGAATAAAGATTTTTCAGCGGGGGTAGCGGTGTTTTTAGTAACGCTGCCGTTGTGCCTCGGTATCGCACTAGCTTCGGGGGCACCCCTTTTCTCTGGATTACTGGCGGGCATTGTGGGGGGCATTGTCGTTACCTTATTTTCGGGGTCGGAAGTCAGTGTCAGTGGGCCTGCTGCGGGGCTTACTGTCATTGTTTTTGACAGTATTCAACGACTGGGCAGTTATCCAAATTTTCTGATGGCTGTGGTGCTGGCTGGCGTAATTCAATTTTTGTTGGGATGGCTAAAAGCAGGAAGATTAAGCAGTTTTGTGCCCTCTAGCGTTATTAGAGGCATGTTGGTGGCTATTGGAATTGTGATTATTCTGAAACAAATTCCTCATGCCTTAGGATGGGATGCCGATTACGAAGGCGAATTTGAATTTGCGCAAGCCGACCAGCGCAACACATTCACAGAAATTATAGAAGCCTTGAGTCATCCCAATGCGGGAGCTATTTTGATAAGCGTGCTCTGTTTAGGGCTGATTGCGTGGTGGGATTATTCGGCAAAAAAGGGTATAAAATTCTTCAAGACAATCCCTGGGGGGCTGGTGGTGGTTTTAGTGGGGGTTATCATCAATCAGTTGCTGGTGTTATGGTTCCCAGCTATGAGTTTGAAGGAGGCAAGCCACTTGGTGCGCGTTCCGCTCATTCGGGATTGGGCCGATGCCAGAGCCGCGTTCAATTTTCCTGCGTTCGAAATCTTAGCCAATCCACAGGTGTACATTTCGGCCCTTACTTTGGCGATTGTGGGTAGTATTGAATCGCTTTTCAGCTTGGAAGCCGCCGATAAGCTGGACACAAGACGCCGTATATCCTCCCCAAATCAGGAATTGAAGGCGCAGGGAATCGGGAATGTGGTTTCGGGCCTGATTGGAGGATTGCCGCTCACGTTGGTAGCGATTCGTACTTCGGTCAATGTGTACAGTGGCGCGCAAACGCGCCTTTCGTCTTTCATTCACGGGCTTTTGATGCTGTTAGCGGTATTTTCCATTCCGCAATTACTCAATTATATCCCATTGGCTTGTTTAGCGGCATTGCTTATATCGGTTGGGTATAAACTGGCGAAAATCGAAATCTTTAAAAAAATGTACCGTGAAGGCTCCGACCAATTTATTCCCTTCATCATTACGGTGCTTGCCATTGTGTTTACTGATTTATTGATTGGGTTGGCTATTGGGCTGATTGTGGGCATGATATACATTGTGTATACCAATAATCTGTCGGCAATAAGTGTAGGAAGAGACAAAGAAACGGTATTGATTTGGTTTAAAAAGGACGTGTCATTTTTAAATAAGGCCCATTTGAAAGAAGTATTAGCGGCCTTAAAACCAGGAGACTATGTGTTTGTGGACGGCCTGAGGGCGCAATTTATCGACCACGATATTTTTACAACCCTAGAAGAATTTGAGGCTGATGCCCCGTTAAGAGGAATTCAAGTAGAGTTTAAAGGGATTACCAGACGTAAAATCGCAAAACAAAAATCCAATGCAATCATACAAAAAACTATTACTGGCGAATAA
- a CDS encoding carbonic anhydrase, producing MQSYKKLLLANKSWAAEKLMLDESYFDELAADQKPEFLWIGCADSRVPANEVTGTAPGEIFVHRNVANLVIHTDINMLSVLQYAVEVLEVKHILVVGHYGCGGVKAAMTNKDFGLINKWLRNIKDVYSKHYDELEATPEGQERFDRLVEFNVIEQTKNLAKTTIVQKAWKKRNYPHLHGWVFDLHTGLINSITEIPPGSPVESIYRYDFEDEPKKEEDLSHNYKH from the coding sequence ATGCAATCATACAAAAAACTATTACTGGCGAATAAATCATGGGCTGCTGAAAAGCTTATGCTCGACGAAAGTTATTTCGACGAATTGGCGGCCGACCAAAAGCCTGAGTTCTTGTGGATTGGATGCGCCGATAGCCGAGTGCCCGCCAATGAGGTAACGGGTACGGCACCTGGAGAAATTTTTGTTCACCGCAATGTGGCCAACTTGGTCATTCATACCGATATTAATATGCTCAGTGTATTGCAGTACGCGGTAGAGGTGTTGGAAGTAAAGCATATTTTGGTGGTGGGGCACTATGGCTGTGGGGGGGTAAAAGCCGCCATGACCAACAAGGATTTTGGTCTAATCAATAAGTGGTTGCGGAATATCAAAGATGTCTATTCAAAGCATTATGACGAGCTTGAGGCGACCCCCGAGGGGCAAGAGCGATTTGACCGTTTAGTCGAATTTAACGTCATTGAGCAGACCAAAAATCTCGCTAAAACCACGATAGTGCAAAAAGCATGGAAAAAGCGAAATTATCCACATCTGCATGGTTGGGTGTTTGATTTACATACGGGTTTGATTAATTCAATCACAGAAATCCCCCCTGGCTCGCCCGTTGAGTCTATTTATCGTTATGACTTTGAAGATGAACCCAAAAAAGAGGAAGATTTATCGCATAATTATAAGCATTGA
- a CDS encoding carbohydrate binding family 9 domain-containing protein, with protein MCFRIYIYTLLSTFTIAINTLAQEKTEQIGGAAYQEKYQHNIRKTSKPIVIDGDLSDAPWQEASVSKNFAPHWPQDNVPLKRDTEVRMTFDDRFLYVGVVCRDTNTYVIQTLKRDASFWDSDAFGLVLDPINERTNGFFFGVNVANAQWDGLLTFVSDDLNGSWDNKWYSQTKLYDTYWTVEIAIPFKTLRYDPSKTKWGINFERNDLKNNQYSTWTFIPVNFNGYDLGYTGSLIWEEAPPAVKGNVSLIPYITGGSSHDHLADKPTQGTLNGGLDAKIAVTPSLNLDVTVNPDFSQIEVDRQVTNLTRFSIFFPERRTFFLENDDLFSGYGSPPFRPFFSRSVGLDRNAQPIRILGGLRLSGNLNKHWRVGLMTMQTAAKDSLTPAQNFTAFSFNRKIFKRSLIKGYALNRQGFMTESERKANPSNEYGRNQGLEFTYSNVKGDLSAWAGYHLSQKPGISKNNDVKQLGFGYFGRNFSFFADYFGIGTDYYADMGFLNRIENATFRLDKFGKIQSDTTIRLGYQQIYSETEYTIRPKKGKVNMHTLGAETFLLWNPNGALGEHSTGLQYSIQFQNTSNFQVRYDYNFVNALFPFTFTDSEYALPANHYQYGQYSLTYSSDYRKKFYYTASFRAGGFYNGILQQYSVEMNYRAQPWGNFSMAFEQNDINLPYPYGTDRLLLISPRVEVNFSTQLFWTTFLQFNTQRNNFNVNSRLQWRYKPMSDFFLVYTDNYYTDPLFRNKNRAIVFKLNFWLTV; from the coding sequence ATGTGTTTCAGAATTTATATTTACACGTTATTAAGTACGTTTACCATTGCTATCAATACACTTGCTCAAGAAAAAACCGAACAAATTGGTGGTGCCGCCTATCAGGAAAAGTACCAACACAACATCCGAAAAACCAGCAAACCCATCGTAATTGACGGTGACCTATCAGATGCCCCCTGGCAGGAAGCGAGCGTTTCCAAAAATTTTGCGCCGCATTGGCCGCAGGATAATGTACCGCTCAAACGGGACACCGAAGTACGCATGACCTTCGACGACCGCTTTTTGTACGTGGGTGTGGTCTGTCGCGACACCAATACATACGTCATTCAAACCCTCAAACGCGATGCTTCTTTTTGGGATTCTGATGCCTTTGGGCTTGTTCTTGACCCCATCAATGAGCGTACCAACGGCTTTTTCTTTGGCGTCAATGTTGCCAATGCGCAATGGGACGGGCTGCTTACCTTTGTTTCTGATGACCTCAACGGCAGTTGGGATAATAAATGGTATTCGCAGACAAAGCTTTACGATACGTACTGGACCGTCGAGATCGCCATTCCTTTCAAAACCCTACGCTACGACCCTTCCAAAACCAAATGGGGAATTAATTTCGAGCGTAATGACCTGAAAAACAACCAATATTCGACTTGGACGTTTATTCCTGTCAATTTCAATGGCTACGATTTAGGCTATACCGGTTCGTTGATATGGGAAGAAGCACCGCCGGCGGTCAAAGGAAATGTATCGTTGATCCCTTATATTACAGGCGGCTCCTCGCACGATCACCTGGCCGACAAACCGACCCAAGGCACGCTCAACGGGGGCCTGGACGCCAAAATAGCCGTGACGCCGTCGCTCAACCTTGATGTGACTGTCAATCCTGATTTCTCTCAGATCGAAGTAGACAGGCAAGTGACCAATCTGACCCGATTCAGCATTTTTTTTCCCGAACGACGTACCTTTTTCCTGGAAAACGACGACTTGTTCAGTGGCTACGGCTCACCGCCGTTTCGACCGTTTTTCTCGCGGTCGGTAGGGCTGGACCGCAATGCGCAGCCAATCCGAATTTTGGGAGGCCTGCGACTGAGCGGGAATTTGAATAAGCATTGGCGCGTAGGATTGATGACCATGCAAACCGCCGCCAAAGACAGTCTGACGCCAGCGCAAAATTTTACCGCTTTTTCATTTAACCGAAAAATATTTAAGCGTTCTCTCATCAAAGGCTACGCACTCAATCGGCAGGGGTTTATGACCGAATCGGAGCGAAAAGCCAATCCAAGCAATGAATACGGGCGCAATCAGGGGTTAGAGTTCACCTATTCCAACGTTAAGGGCGATCTATCGGCGTGGGCAGGGTATCACCTTTCCCAAAAACCGGGCATATCCAAAAACAACGACGTCAAGCAGTTGGGCTTTGGGTATTTTGGACGTAACTTTAGTTTTTTTGCTGATTATTTCGGAATAGGGACTGATTATTACGCCGATATGGGCTTTCTGAACCGCATCGAAAATGCTACGTTTCGGTTGGATAAATTTGGCAAAATTCAATCAGACACGACCATTCGGCTCGGCTACCAACAGATATACAGCGAAACTGAGTATACTATTCGACCCAAAAAAGGCAAAGTCAATATGCACACCTTGGGCGCCGAAACTTTTTTATTGTGGAATCCCAACGGAGCCTTAGGAGAGCATTCAACGGGCCTTCAGTATTCGATACAGTTTCAAAACACAAGCAATTTTCAGGTGCGGTATGATTACAATTTTGTCAATGCCCTGTTCCCGTTCACGTTCACCGACAGTGAGTATGCCTTACCTGCCAATCATTATCAGTACGGACAATACAGTCTGACCTACAGTTCTGATTATCGGAAGAAATTTTATTACACGGCAAGCTTCCGTGCGGGTGGATTTTATAACGGTATACTTCAACAATACAGCGTAGAAATGAATTATCGGGCGCAGCCGTGGGGGAATTTTTCGATGGCTTTTGAACAAAACGATATTAACCTTCCCTACCCCTACGGAACTGACCGATTGTTGCTGATAAGTCCGAGAGTAGAGGTCAATTTTTCGACCCAATTGTTTTGGACTACTTTTTTACAATTTAACACCCAACGTAACAATTTTAACGTCAACAGCCGTCTACAATGGCGCTACAAGCCCATGTCAGACTTCTTTTTAGTCTATACAGACAATTATTACACTGATCCGTTGTTCAGAAATAAAAACCGAGCCATTGTATTCAAGTTAAACTTTTGGCTGACGGTTTAG
- a CDS encoding peroxiredoxin family protein: MKKAVATLLALSSFFVGFSQTNIPKSTWRAALQRGVYDLPFGLEINPKANGKYEVFVLNGSERLAMDEAYMVGDSLHIPMLIFDSDLVAKVSGNTLTGSWKKNRNGVWISVLPFKAQKGEVHLFAKTPAKTTKNVTGKYATYFYRAERKDSSFAVGILDQKGTKLSGTFLTPTGDYRYLAGDVVGDSLFMSCYDGSHAFLFRAAILPSGKIQGGLWSGISGYQPFIATLDEKAELPPPTALTYLKPGYESLDFSFPDTKGKLVSLKDERYKGKVVVLQLSGTWCPNCMDETRFMVPWYEKNAKRGVEIVGLMFERSPEIKISGPKIDFMGKRFGVPYPLLLAGTNDADAGKSLPALNKVAGYPTTIFIDKKGRVREIHTGFSGPGTGKYYDQFIEDFNALITKLLSE, from the coding sequence ATGAAAAAAGCAGTTGCTACTTTGCTCGCATTGAGCAGTTTTTTTGTTGGATTCAGTCAAACCAACATTCCAAAGAGTACCTGGCGCGCCGCGCTACAGCGTGGAGTGTATGATTTGCCCTTCGGGCTGGAAATCAATCCGAAAGCCAATGGAAAATATGAGGTTTTTGTACTAAATGGCTCGGAGCGCTTGGCCATGGATGAAGCCTATATGGTAGGCGATTCGCTTCATATTCCGATGCTGATTTTTGATTCTGATTTGGTTGCCAAAGTATCTGGCAATACACTGACGGGGTCTTGGAAGAAAAACAGAAATGGCGTTTGGATATCGGTGCTTCCTTTCAAAGCCCAAAAAGGAGAGGTGCATCTTTTTGCTAAAACCCCCGCCAAAACAACAAAAAACGTAACAGGTAAATACGCCACTTATTTCTACCGTGCCGAGCGCAAAGATTCATCGTTTGCCGTTGGGATTTTAGACCAAAAAGGAACCAAGCTCTCTGGAACATTCTTAACCCCCACGGGTGACTATCGCTATTTGGCGGGGGATGTGGTCGGAGATAGCCTTTTTATGTCTTGCTACGATGGTTCACACGCGTTTTTGTTTCGGGCGGCTATCCTGCCTAGCGGAAAAATTCAGGGTGGATTATGGTCAGGCATTTCTGGCTATCAGCCTTTTATCGCAACCTTAGACGAAAAAGCAGAATTGCCTCCACCCACAGCTTTGACTTATCTAAAACCAGGTTATGAATCATTGGACTTTTCGTTTCCTGACACCAAAGGCAAACTTGTTTCGTTGAAAGATGAACGCTACAAAGGCAAAGTTGTGGTTTTGCAGCTGTCGGGGACGTGGTGCCCTAACTGCATGGATGAAACCCGTTTTATGGTGCCTTGGTACGAAAAAAATGCCAAACGCGGGGTAGAAATCGTTGGTTTGATGTTTGAACGTTCGCCCGAAATAAAAATATCAGGGCCGAAAATTGATTTTATGGGCAAGCGTTTCGGCGTGCCCTATCCGCTGCTTTTGGCGGGCACCAACGATGCTGATGCGGGAAAATCGCTCCCTGCGCTCAACAAAGTTGCGGGGTATCCAACCACCATTTTTATTGACAAAAAAGGACGAGTTCGCGAAATTCACACGGGCTTCTCTGGCCCAGGCACTGGCAAATACTACGATCAGTTTATTGAAGATTTCAACGCACTTATTACAAAATTACTGAGTGAGTAA
- a CDS encoding sensor histidine kinase — protein MKNFFILYLIVFTGFAQKPSQIDSLKKILAITSDIQRKTKIVQDICEAYSRNQPDSAKKYLEIAQDFSRKSMDKKLEGRSYHLAANFFRAQNEFEKSLQASQKTIDLYEAIDYKRGLGRVYNSIGLTYKKMGDSQKVAAFTRKALMFSLKAIEMAKVVQDTNGLISGYNNAGIAYRDLKEFRKAEDAYKTGLMNAEKYKIDRDAGVLHANLGQIYIDFEKEYDKAIIELEKSLVIHANHNDQQGIEHAYRSLGKAYQMKKEYKKAIDYAQKSVAIAHSLKDIHRMFNAYGILYGIQEDAGLYKEALASLKIAKQLEDSTLRVDKTKNIAEIESKYQTEKKEIEIKNLNEKNALQRNQLAFAGLGLLVLMGLLGTLYWQYKKINENRSQIQKQSDDLKLMMKELHHRVKNNLAIVSSLLKIQSSKMEDEKAVLAVRQGQQRVEAMSLIHQRLYQNDKVSTINIKEYISDLVDSLMSAYGHEVDNFDVQLSVEQEEMDVDLAISLGLIINELLTNSFKYAYAEATHPALKITLKNKVGLSLEIHDNGPGLDMERWNRAKDSFGKKLIAGLSKQIGGTFTIENQNGTYCRLYISPEKMKLVA, from the coding sequence ATGAAAAACTTTTTCATTCTATACCTTATTGTTTTTACTGGTTTTGCCCAAAAACCATCTCAAATAGATTCCCTGAAAAAGATTTTAGCAATAACGTCGGACATTCAAAGAAAGACTAAAATCGTTCAGGATATTTGCGAAGCTTACAGTAGGAATCAACCAGATTCGGCCAAAAAATACCTTGAAATAGCGCAGGATTTTTCCCGAAAATCAATGGACAAAAAACTGGAAGGCCGTTCGTATCATTTGGCAGCTAACTTTTTTCGTGCTCAAAATGAATTCGAAAAGAGCCTTCAGGCAAGTCAAAAAACCATTGATTTGTACGAAGCAATTGACTACAAAAGGGGGCTTGGAAGGGTTTATAATAGCATCGGTCTGACGTATAAAAAAATGGGCGACTCTCAAAAAGTAGCCGCTTTTACGCGAAAAGCACTCATGTTTTCTTTGAAAGCAATAGAGATGGCCAAGGTGGTTCAGGATACGAATGGCTTAATTTCTGGCTACAATAATGCAGGGATTGCTTACCGGGATTTGAAGGAGTTTCGCAAGGCGGAAGATGCCTATAAGACGGGGTTAATGAATGCCGAAAAGTATAAAATTGACCGAGATGCTGGCGTTTTGCACGCCAATTTGGGGCAGATTTACATTGATTTCGAAAAAGAGTACGATAAGGCAATTATTGAATTGGAGAAATCACTGGTGATTCACGCAAATCACAACGACCAACAGGGAATTGAACATGCCTACCGGAGCTTGGGGAAGGCGTATCAGATGAAAAAAGAATATAAAAAAGCCATTGATTACGCACAAAAATCGGTGGCTATTGCGCACTCGCTCAAAGACATTCATCGGATGTTTAATGCATACGGAATACTGTATGGGATTCAAGAAGATGCGGGTTTGTACAAAGAGGCATTGGCAAGCCTGAAAATAGCTAAGCAGTTGGAAGATTCTACCTTGCGCGTCGATAAAACCAAGAACATTGCCGAGATTGAAAGCAAATATCAAACCGAGAAAAAGGAGATTGAAATAAAAAACCTGAATGAAAAAAACGCGCTGCAACGAAATCAACTGGCGTTTGCGGGCTTGGGATTGTTGGTTTTAATGGGCTTGTTGGGGACGTTGTATTGGCAATACAAAAAGATAAATGAAAATCGGTCGCAGATTCAAAAGCAATCCGATGATTTGAAACTGATGATGAAAGAACTTCACCATCGCGTAAAAAATAATCTGGCGATTGTAAGCAGTCTGTTGAAAATACAATCGAGCAAAATGGAGGATGAAAAGGCCGTGTTGGCCGTTCGGCAAGGGCAACAACGCGTAGAAGCCATGTCCTTGATTCATCAGCGGTTGTACCAGAATGACAAAGTCTCAACCATCAATATTAAAGAATATATCAGCGATTTGGTTGATAGCCTGATGAGTGCGTATGGGCACGAAGTAGATAATTTTGATGTCCAGCTAAGTGTTGAGCAAGAAGAAATGGACGTAGATTTAGCTATTTCTTTGGGTTTGATAATCAATGAGTTATTGACCAATTCTTTTAAGTATGCTTACGCAGAAGCCACCCATCCAGCATTGAAAATTACGTTGAAAAATAAAGTGGGGCTGTCGTTGGAAATACACGATAATGGGCCCGGATTAGACATGGAGCGCTGGAATCGGGCCAAGGACTCTTTTGGTAAAAAACTAATTGCAGGGCTTTCAAAACAGATTGGGGGTACCTTCACGATTGAAAACCAAAACGGGACTTATTGCCGATTGTATATTTCTCCCGAAAAAATGA